The nucleotide sequence CCCACAGGTCGTCGACGATCGTCTCGACCCCGACCACCCGGCCGGGCGCCAGCGCCAGGCGCGCGAGCAGCGCGCGCACGCCGGCGCCGGGGATCTCACCGGCCGCGCCGACGCGCACCGGCCCGAGGATGGAGACCTGCATGCTCCTAGGATCTCCTGAACACGGTGCGGCGCTGTGTCCGCCCCGTGAGAAGGGAAGGTCACGCGATGACCGACGTGCTCGAGCAGGCCCGCGCCTGGCTGGCCGACGACCCCGACCCGGCCACCCGGGCGGAGCTGCAGGCGGTGCTCGACGCCGCCGTGGCCGGTGACACCGACGCCGCCGCGGACCTCTCCGACCGGTTCGCCGGCATCCTGCAGTTCGGCACCGCCGGGCTGCGCGGCGCCATCGGCGCCGGCCCGAGCCGGATGAACCGCGCCGTCGTCATCCGCGCCGCCGCCGGCCTCGCCGCCTTCCTGCTGGCGGCCCGCACGCCGGTGAATGGCGCACGGCACCGCGTGATCGTCGGCTACGACGCCCGGTACCGGTCGTACGACTTCGCCACCGACACTGCCGCCGTCCTGACCGCGGCCGGCATCGAGGCGCTGGTCATGCCGCGGCTGCTGCCGACGCCGGTGCTCGCGTTCTCGGTGCGCCACCTGTCCGCCGACGCCGGCGTCATGGTGACGGCCAGCCACAACCCGCCGCAGGACAACGGCTACAAGGTGTACCTCGGCGGCCCCGACGGCGGCTCGCAACTGGTCGCCCCCGCCGACGCCGAGATCGCCGCGCACATCGACGCCGTCGACTCCGTCGCCTCGGTCCCGCGGACGGAGTCGGGCTGGGCGGAGATCGGCGAGGAGGTCGTGACGGCGTACCTGGCGGCCGCCGCGGGGGTGGCCGAGCCTGGCGGCCCCCGCGACCTGCGCATCGTGCACACGTCGTTGCACGGCGTCGGCGGCGTGACGGCCGGCGAGGCGCTGATCCGGGCCGGCTTCACCGACCTGCACACCGTCGCCGAGCAGGCCGAGCCCGACCCCGACTTCCCCACCGTCGCGTTCCCCAACCCCGAGGAACCCGGCGCCATCGACCTCGCGCTGGCGCTGGCGCGGCGGGTCGGCGCGGACGTCGTCATCGCCAACGACCCCGACGCGGACCGGTGCGCGGTCGCGCTGCCCGACGCCGGCGGCGAGTGGCGGATGTTGCACGGCGACGAGGTCGGGGGGCTGCTGGGCGAGCATCTCGCCCGGCGCGGGCGGACCGGCGTGCTGGCCAACTCGATCGTGTCGTCGCGGCTGCTCGGGCGCATCGCGGCCGCGCTCGGGCTGTCGCACGAGGAGACCCTCACGGGGTTCAAGTGGATCTCCCGGGTGCCCGGCCTCACGTTCGGCTACGAAGAGGCGCTGGGCTACTGCGTCGACCCTGAGTCGGTGCGCGACAAGGACGGCATCTCGACGGCCGTGCTGGTGGCCGAGCTGGCGGCACAGGCGAAGGCGGCCGGCCGGACGCTGTGGGACCTGCTCGACGATCTCGCCGTGGCGCACGGCCTGCACGCCACCGACCAGCTGTCCGTCCGCGTCGACGACCTGTCGCTGATCGCCGGCGCGATGGCCCGGCTGCGCTCGGCGTCACCGCCGTCGCTGGGCGGGTCCGAGGTCGTGACGGCGGACGACCTGCTGGCCGGCGACGGCGGCCTGCCACCCACCGACGGCCTGCGCTACCTGACCGCCGACGCCACCCGCGCCGTCGTCCGGCCGAGCGGGACCGAGCCGAAGCTCAAGTGCTACCTCGAGGTCGTGGTGCCGGTCGGCGACGGCGACGTCGGCACCGCTCGCGCCGTCGCCCGCGAGCGGCTGGCCGCCGTCCGCGCCGACGTCGCCGCCGCGCTGGGCCTGGAGGCTGAGCCGGTATGAGCACCGAGGAGCCGCGCGGCCCGGCCGAGCGCGACGCGAGCCTGATGCGGGTCTCGCACGCCGACCGCGACCGGATGGTCGAGATCCTGCGCGACGCGGCCGCGGACGGACGGCTGGACACCGAGGAGCTGGAGGAGCGGGTGGAGCGGGCGCTCACCGCGCGCACCTTCGCCGACCTGGAGCCGCTGACAGAGGGCCTGCCGGTCGCGCCGGTCGCACCGCCCGCGCCGGCGCCGGCGGTTCCGGCAGCGCCGCCGGCCGACGAGATCGTGCGGTGGGAGGTGGCCGGCCAGCGGCTGCGCCGCGAGGGCGCGTGGACCGTGCCGCGCGTCATCGAGCTCGCCATGATGGGCGGCTCGGCCCGGCTGGACTACACCGTGGCGCGGCTCCCGGAGGGCGGGCAGAGCACGCTGCGCATCTCGACGGCCGGCGGACGGTTGCGGCTGACGGTGCCGCCGGGGGTCGCGGTGGACTTGAGCGGGGTCGCGGCGGCCGGCGGACGGATCCGCGACCACGCCTCCCGGCGCGCCGTGCCGGGCACGGTGACGCATGTGGTCACCGTGACCGGCACGATGTTCGGCGGGAGCATCCGTGTCGAGAGCGCCTAGGGCTCGCAGGCCGGGTCCACCGTCAGCGTGATCGCGTTGCTGAAGGCGGACGCGTTGCCCGAACTGTCTACGGCGCGCACCTTGACCGTGTTCGCGCCGAGGTCGGGCAGCCACACGGTCGTGGCGCCGGTGCCGCGCGCGACCGAGATGATCCGGCCGTTGCCGAACACCTCGTAGTCGATCGCGCCGGGCGCGTCCCGGTCGTCCGTCGACGGTGTCCACGTGAGCGCGGCGTTGTCGCAGGTGTAGCGGACGATCCGGCCGGCCAGCCCGGACGGCGTGCCCGGCGGCGTGACGTCGGTGGTCGTCGGCGTCGTGACCGTGAGCGTGTTCGTCGGCGCCGACAGGCCGCTGCTCCGGCTGGCGCGGACGGTGTAGTGGTGCGTGCTGCCCGGCGTCAGCTGCCGGATCGTCACGGTCGCCGTCGGCTGCGCGAACGGCGCGGCCGCCCAGGCGACCAGCGTCGACCCGTCGAAGACCTGATATGCGCCGACGTCGAACTCGTCGCCGGGGCGGTCGAACTCCAGCAGCACCCGGGCCGGCGACACCTCGGTGGTGCGCAGGCCGGACGGCGCTCCTGGCTGCACGCCGGGGCCGCGGGTCGTGACGGTGATCGTGCGAGTCGGTGCCGCGACGTCGCCGGACGCGTCGACCGCGACGATCCGGAAGCCGTACGTCTGCCCCGGCACGAGGTTCCGGGCGACGTAGGCGCTGCCGAAGCTCGTGGTCACCAGCACGTCGTTCTGGTAGACCCGCCACCTGGTCGGCTCGGTGAGGTACCCGGGCGACCACTGCATCGACACCTGCGTGGCGGTGACGTTGTTGACGTAGAAGTTGAACGGGGTCGGTGGCGCGGACCCCGCCGTCGCCGTCGCAGGCCCGGTGAGGCCCAGTGACAACCCGGCGGCCAGCCCTGCGACCAATGCGATGAGACGCCTGCGGACGTGCATGGTCGAACCTCCTCGGTCGGAGTGCGTCGCGTGGAGTACGCGGAAACCGGCCGGAAGGATTGCGTCAGGTCCGTACGGGACCTGTTGTTCTGCGGACGATCAGGTCGGCCGGCAGCACCTCGTGCCGCGGCGGCAGGCCCGGCTCGTCGATGCGCTCGTTCAGCAGCGCGACGGACCGGGCGGCCATCGCGGCGAGCGGCTGGCGCACCGTCGTCAGCCCGAGCGTCGGCCAGGCCGCCTGGCGCACGTCGTCGAAGCCGGCCACGGAGAGTTCACCCGGCACCGCGACGCCAAGGGCGGCGGCCGCGTTGAGGACGGCGAACGCGACCTGGTCGTTGAGCCCGACGATCGCCGTCGGCGGCGCCGCGGCGGTGAGCAGGTCGGTCGCGGCGTCGACGGCGCGGTCGTAGTCGAAACCCGTCTCCCGCACGTCGGGCGGCGGCAACCCGCGCTCGGCCAGCCGCCGGCCGATCCCGTCGAGCCGCCGCGCCGACGTGCTCGCGCCGGGCAGTCCGGCGAGGACGGCGATGCGCCGGTGCCCCAGCTCGGCCAGGTGGTCGACG is from Jiangella alkaliphila and encodes:
- a CDS encoding DUF1707 SHOCT-like domain-containing protein; the encoded protein is MSTEEPRGPAERDASLMRVSHADRDRMVEILRDAAADGRLDTEELEERVERALTARTFADLEPLTEGLPVAPVAPPAPAPAVPAAPPADEIVRWEVAGQRLRREGAWTVPRVIELAMMGGSARLDYTVARLPEGGQSTLRISTAGGRLRLTVPPGVAVDLSGVAAAGGRIRDHASRRAVPGTVTHVVTVTGTMFGGSIRVESA
- a CDS encoding phospho-sugar mutase codes for the protein MTDVLEQARAWLADDPDPATRAELQAVLDAAVAGDTDAAADLSDRFAGILQFGTAGLRGAIGAGPSRMNRAVVIRAAAGLAAFLLAARTPVNGARHRVIVGYDARYRSYDFATDTAAVLTAAGIEALVMPRLLPTPVLAFSVRHLSADAGVMVTASHNPPQDNGYKVYLGGPDGGSQLVAPADAEIAAHIDAVDSVASVPRTESGWAEIGEEVVTAYLAAAAGVAEPGGPRDLRIVHTSLHGVGGVTAGEALIRAGFTDLHTVAEQAEPDPDFPTVAFPNPEEPGAIDLALALARRVGADVVIANDPDADRCAVALPDAGGEWRMLHGDEVGGLLGEHLARRGRTGVLANSIVSSRLLGRIAAALGLSHEETLTGFKWISRVPGLTFGYEEALGYCVDPESVRDKDGISTAVLVAELAAQAKAAGRTLWDLLDDLAVAHGLHATDQLSVRVDDLSLIAGAMARLRSASPPSLGGSEVVTADDLLAGDGGLPPTDGLRYLTADATRAVVRPSGTEPKLKCYLEVVVPVGDGDVGTARAVARERLAAVRADVAAALGLEAEPV
- a CDS encoding LacI family DNA-binding transcriptional regulator, whose protein sequence is MAKPGGRGRPPTSVDIARAAGTSQATVSRALNGGRVAAATRDRILAISRELGYTPNAAARSMVTSRTGLVGVVVSDLTNPFYPEFLEEIAAAVAARGQHMLLQNAGSVELLLQQRVDGIVFTAAVEGSAEVADLAARRFPVVLANRVVDAGCDSVEGDHPAGAAAVVDHLAELGHRRIAVLAGLPGASTSARRLDGIGRRLAERGLPPPDVRETGFDYDRAVDAATDLLTAAAPPTAIVGLNDQVAFAVLNAAAALGVAVPGELSVAGFDDVRQAAWPTLGLTTVRQPLAAMAARSVALLNERIDEPGLPPRHEVLPADLIVRRTTGPVRT
- a CDS encoding fibronectin type III domain-containing protein, whose translation is MHVRRRLIALVAGLAAGLSLGLTGPATATAGSAPPTPFNFYVNNVTATQVSMQWSPGYLTEPTRWRVYQNDVLVTTSFGSAYVARNLVPGQTYGFRIVAVDASGDVAAPTRTITVTTRGPGVQPGAPSGLRTTEVSPARVLLEFDRPGDEFDVGAYQVFDGSTLVAWAAAPFAQPTATVTIRQLTPGSTHHYTVRASRSSGLSAPTNTLTVTTPTTTDVTPPGTPSGLAGRIVRYTCDNAALTWTPSTDDRDAPGAIDYEVFGNGRIISVARGTGATTVWLPDLGANTVKVRAVDSSGNASAFSNAITLTVDPACEP